A section of the Cutibacterium granulosum genome encodes:
- a CDS encoding PPA1309 family protein, which translates to MSNADPQHDSDDLPGHDDALVAALTEIDSFVNQAGWGVPARLFALVNTDKLRESEPALAQHLVAGSPDSLSSIEQDEFHAGDDIEAALASIMWPDAVDGAAITLERVFLPNDVEDEIPADPAQAATFVASHPRRQDVRVIVGVLRTGEHHALARLLDHPDDLLSGTDLVPALEMALLHTFDPTTGDVAVSDDMAAKDAHRPAGPAGTRGDR; encoded by the coding sequence CTGAGCAACGCTGATCCCCAGCACGACTCCGACGATCTTCCCGGCCACGACGACGCCCTCGTCGCGGCCCTCACCGAGATCGACTCATTCGTCAACCAGGCCGGCTGGGGGGTGCCGGCCAGGCTGTTCGCTCTCGTCAACACCGACAAGCTGCGAGAGTCGGAACCGGCCCTGGCGCAGCACTTGGTTGCCGGGTCGCCGGATTCCCTGTCGAGCATCGAGCAGGACGAGTTCCACGCCGGTGACGACATCGAGGCTGCGTTGGCATCGATCATGTGGCCCGACGCGGTGGACGGGGCGGCGATTACCTTGGAGCGGGTCTTCCTCCCCAACGACGTGGAGGACGAGATCCCGGCGGACCCCGCCCAGGCCGCCACCTTCGTGGCCTCCCATCCTCGCCGCCAGGACGTACGCGTCATCGTCGGTGTGCTGCGCACTGGTGAACATCACGCACTGGCACGGTTGCTGGACCACCCCGACGACCTGCTGTCGGGCACCGATCTTGTCCCGGCCCTGGAGATGGCACTGCTGCACACCTTCGACCCGACTACCGGGGACGTCGCAGTGAGCGACGACATGGCTGCGAAGGATGCACACCGTCCGGCCGGGCCCGCCGGCACGAGAGGAGATCGATGA
- a CDS encoding PDZ domain-containing protein: MILLWAVPVPFVAWSPGQTVDLAGRNGSKPVVQVSGLPARQTRGEVRMTTVSVTSVDSVLSFSEALVNSWLPDHDVLPRDVVYQPGLSNDEVRTSEMKMMDTSQSDAVVAALRAAGQPVTEVPMAAGVSTSGPATNVMAPGDLITHVDGRKVSTPADVQHEIRAHDVGEPVPFTVERNGKARNVVVTTTAQPDNPKIPLIGISVTNGYRYDTRVRFNLPEGIVGPSAGLMMSLATYQTIAPSDLVGDLRLAGTGTVAPDGTVSSIGGIQEKMAGAERDGAQVFLVPAGNCQDIAGHKTSMKLVKVTSLRDAIASVQNIRSGAQTKEVPHC; the protein is encoded by the coding sequence ATGATTCTACTGTGGGCGGTTCCGGTGCCCTTCGTGGCGTGGAGTCCGGGGCAGACCGTCGATCTTGCCGGCCGCAATGGTTCCAAACCAGTGGTGCAGGTCAGTGGTCTGCCGGCACGCCAGACCAGGGGCGAGGTGCGTATGACGACAGTGTCGGTGACCAGCGTCGACTCCGTCCTCAGCTTCTCGGAGGCACTGGTGAACTCGTGGCTGCCGGATCACGACGTCCTTCCCAGGGACGTCGTCTACCAGCCCGGGCTGAGCAATGACGAGGTCAGGACCAGTGAGATGAAGATGATGGACACCTCCCAGTCCGATGCGGTCGTCGCAGCTCTGCGAGCTGCGGGGCAACCGGTCACCGAGGTCCCCATGGCAGCGGGGGTGAGCACCTCTGGACCAGCGACCAATGTCATGGCGCCGGGAGATCTCATCACCCATGTCGATGGCCGAAAGGTGTCCACCCCTGCTGACGTCCAGCACGAGATCCGAGCCCATGACGTGGGGGAGCCCGTCCCGTTCACGGTGGAACGAAACGGCAAGGCGCGCAATGTCGTCGTCACGACGACTGCCCAACCAGACAATCCCAAGATTCCGCTCATCGGTATCTCGGTGACCAACGGGTACCGATATGACACGCGGGTGCGATTCAACCTTCCCGAGGGCATCGTCGGCCCCAGTGCTGGGCTCATGATGTCGTTGGCCACCTATCAGACGATTGCTCCCTCCGACCTCGTGGGAGACCTGCGCCTGGCAGGAACCGGCACCGTGGCGCCAGATGGAACCGTGTCGTCAATCGGGGGCATTCAGGAGAAGATGGCCGGTGCCGAGCGCGACGGGGCACAGGTGTTCCTCGTCCCCGCTGGCAACTGTCAGGACATCGCCGGGCACAAAACATCCATGAAATTGGTTAAGGTGACCAGCCTGAGGGACGCCATTGCCAGCGTCCAGAACATTCGCTCCGGTGCGCAAACAAAAGAGGTTCCCCATTGCTGA